The following coding sequences lie in one Ictalurus punctatus breed USDA103 chromosome 16, Coco_2.0, whole genome shotgun sequence genomic window:
- the LOC108277361 gene encoding phospholipase A2, with translation MKSLHTILLLVFGITIAQALNYKALWQFRAMIICVKPDSWPTLDYADYGCYCGYGGSGTPVDDLDRCCQVHDKCYSDAMQHDACWPILDNPYTEIYAYNCDKATKTITCKSNNNECEMFICECDRKAAECFAVSGYNEENKHLPSDRCK, from the exons ATGAAGTCCCTCCACACTATTCTCCTGCTAGTATTTGGCATTACTATTG CTCAGGCTCTTAATTACAAGGCGCTGTGGCAGTTCAGGGCTATGATCATCTGTGTCAAGCCCGATAGCTGGCCCACCCTAGACTACGCTGACTACGGCTGCTACTGTGGTTATGGTGGCTCAGGAACCCCCGTCGATGACCTGGACAG ATGCTGTCAGGTACATGACAAGTGCTACAGTGATGCCATGCAACATGACGCATGCTGGCCAATCCTGGACAACCCTTACACTGAGATCTATGCCTATAATTGTGACAAAGCCACTAAGACAATCACCTGCAAGA gCAACAACAATGAATGCGAGATGTTCATCTGTGAGTGCGACCGGAAGGCTGCTGAGTGCTTTGCTGTGTCTGGATATAATGAGGAAAACAAGCACCTGCCCAGTGATCGCTGCAAATAA